GGCTTGCTCCAGCAAAAACCCAAATGGACATTCCCGTTGCCTGAAGTGGTGTTAACCCTGTTTGCACAGAAAGAATTCCAAAGGTTAAGGCAATAGGCAAATAGCCAATTGCAATGGGCAAACCGTCCTTCATTCCTTTTGGAAATTCACCCATAAATAGGCCCCCCCTTTCTGTATCTCTCAAACATTTTCTTTTCTATCAGACTTCTTATCTCTATTTGACGAACGTTTGTAACGTAAAGTTGTTTAGATATGATGGGTATAATAACTATCAATTAACCGTTCTAAATGATCAAGGCGTCTACCATAATCCTGAATCGATCCGAACAATGTGACGAGTTCAAGAATGCTATGCTCATTTGTAGTTAACTGACGTATCTCTTGAAATAGTGTCCAAAGATTATCGTGTAAAACAGGATCAAGTGTATGATGAGAAGATGGGTTAATTTTTCCACCGTATTTCGAATAAATTTTATCCTGATAATAAGCCAAATAGAGCAGTTGTTCTTTAAAAAGTTGTTGAACATGATCTTCAAGGGAATATAGGATATTTTGATATTTTTGTACCATATAAATCAATTCGATACCATTTTGCGCTGTCTTCAACATATTCTTAAAAATGACCAATTTTCGGGAGGAAGAGAAAGGGAATCTTCTTTTTAGATAACTTTTGGCTTCCTCTTCAAAATGATAAAACTCCCATAATTTTTGTAGTTCATCTTGGATTGAATCTAATGTTTGCTTAATGGTTTGTTCATTTTTTTCTTTATCGAGCACAATTCTTAATATAGATGCCATTTGTTCTTCAATATTCTTTAATTTTTTCGTTAATTTTTGTTCATATCGTGGCGGGAACAATAAACTATTAACGAGAATAGCTGCAAAGATTCCAATTAAAATGAGTAAGAAACGGTCGACGGCAAAATAAAAAAAGTGTTCTTGTTGGCTTCCTTCCATAATCGATAACACAGTTACAATCGATAATGGAATACTTCGTTCAAAACGTAATTGAAGGTTGATTCCAATGACAATCATGACAACAAAAGCGGTGATAATGAGATTTGAACTTAGAAATGTTGCAGTAAGTGTAGCTACCGTAGCGCCAACTAGATTGGATTGTACTTGTTCAACCCCATATCGCCAAGAACGGTAAACAGATGGTTGAATCGCAAGAGTAGCTGCGATCGCAGCGAAAATCTCCGGTTGTAAATGAAATAACCGAGTAAGTAAAATTGCAAAAACCAGCGTGATTCCCGTTTTTAAAATTCTAGCGCCTATTTTCATTCATAAAACCTTTCTGTCAAGTTGTTTTATTATCAATTCGTTAAATTATTATATCAATTCAATCGTTGAAATCAATAGATTGTTTTATCTTTACAAGCTTATCGCAAAATGAAAAAGAGGCGAATGCCTCTTTTTCATTATTCTGTGGTATCAACGGATAGAATCGCCTCTTTTTTCGGGATGATTCGAACAAAATGTTGATCAAGGTTTTCTAGGAGGTGACTCACTTTGGCTGCAGCTTCGTTTTGACCCGATTTTGATAATTGAATCACGTATTCACTCAACAATTCAGTTAAATCATTTCTTCCTTTTTCATCCAGAGGAAGAATCATGACTGATGCACCTTTTGCAATCCTTCGTTCTATCGCTTGTTGATCCAATCCAAACTCTGGTACAAGGCGTTGGTAGACAACCCCACCAGTCATTCCAGAGCAAATCCATGGACCAGGATCACCAAGGACCACAGCACGACCGTTGGTCATGTATTCAAAAGCAAATCCTTTAATATTGGCTCGTTCTCCGATTGCTCCGAGATGGTCTTGAATGGGTGAAGTAATTTCTCCGCCGATAATTACATCAGCACCAGAAAGTCTGATTCCTGCTCGTGAATCTGCATTTCCCTGGATAATAAAGAGTCCTTTCTGAGCACCATAACAACAACTTTTCCCAACAGAGCCATTAATATAAACTCCATTTTTATTTTTTGTTTTGAGGATGGTTACTTTACCACCATAAGCCGTTTTCGCCATTCCATCTTGTCCGCCACCATGTATTCGGATGTTTACACCAGCAGCTAGATAAGAAGCAAGACCATTTCCAGCTACAGAACCATGCTTAAATGATAATTTCACAGGGGGAAAAGCCCGATAGCTGCCATCAAGATGAGGACGTACCCGATCACCTGAGATCCGACTCCCGATCATTCGATGAGTACTATTGATCCAC
The DNA window shown above is from Tepidibacillus fermentans and carries:
- a CDS encoding FUSC family protein; translated protein: MKIGARILKTGITLVFAILLTRLFHLQPEIFAAIAATLAIQPSVYRSWRYGVEQVQSNLVGATVATLTATFLSSNLIITAFVVMIVIGINLQLRFERSIPLSIVTVLSIMEGSQQEHFFYFAVDRFLLILIGIFAAILVNSLLFPPRYEQKLTKKLKNIEEQMASILRIVLDKEKNEQTIKQTLDSIQDELQKLWEFYHFEEEAKSYLKRRFPFSSSRKLVIFKNMLKTAQNGIELIYMVQKYQNILYSLEDHVQQLFKEQLLYLAYYQDKIYSKYGGKINPSSHHTLDPVLHDNLWTLFQEIRQLTTNEHSILELVTLFGSIQDYGRRLDHLERLIDSYYTHHI